The following proteins are encoded in a genomic region of Pseudorca crassidens isolate mPseCra1 chromosome 1, mPseCra1.hap1, whole genome shotgun sequence:
- the TLNRD1 gene encoding talin rod domain-containing protein 1, which produces MASGSAGKPTGEAASPAPASAVGGACSQPRKRLVSVCDHCKGKMQLVADLLLLSSEARPVLFEGPASACAGAESFEQCRDTIIARTKGLSILTHDVQSQLNMGRFGEAGDSLVELGDLVVSLTECSAHAAYLAAVATPGAQPAQPGLVDRYRVTRCRHEVEQGCAVLRATPLADLTPQLLLEVSQGLSRNLKFLTDACALASDKSRDRFSREQFKLGVKCMSTSASALLACVREVKAAPSELARSRCALFSGPLVQAVSALVGFATEPQFLGRAAAVSAEGKAVQTAILGGAMSVVSACVLLTQCLRDLAQHPDGGAKMSDHRERLRNSACAVSEGCTLLSQALRERSSPRTLPPVNSNSVN; this is translated from the coding sequence ATGGCTAGCGGCAGCGCTGGGAAGCCCACTGGCGAGGCGGCTTCTCCGGCTCCAGCGAGCGCCGTCGGCGGGGCTTGCTCGCAGCCCCGGAAGAGGCTGGTGTCTGTCTGCGACCACTGCAAGGGCAAGATGCAGCTGGTGGCCGACCTGCTGCTGCTGTCGAGCGAGGCGCGGCCCGTGCTCTTCGAGGGCCCCGCCTCCGCTTGTGCCGGCGCCGAGTCCTTCGAGCAATGCCGGGACACCATCATCGCGCGCACCAAGGGGCTCTCCATCCTCACTCACGACGTGCAGAGCCAGCTCAACATGGGCCGCTTCGGGGAAGCGGGGGACAGCCTGGTGGAGCTGGGAGACCTGGTGGTGTCCTTGACCGAGTGCTCCGCCCACGCGGCCTATCTGGCGGCTGTGGCCACGCCGGGCGCGCAGCCCGCGCAGCCGGGCCTGGTGGACCGCTACCGCGTGACACGCTGCCGCCACGAGGTGGAGCAGGGCTGCGCAGTGCTGCGCGCCACCCCGCTCGCCGACCTGACCCCGCAGCTGCTGCTGGAGGTGTCGCAGGGCCTGTCGCGCAACCTCAAGTTCCTGACGGACGCGTGCGCCCTGGCCAGCGACAAGTCCCGGGACCGCTTTTCGCGCGAGCAGTTCAAGCTTGGCGTCAAGTGCATGAGCACGAGTGCGTCGGCGCTGCTGGCCTGCGTGCGCGAGGTGAAGGCGGCGCCCAGCGAGCTGGCCCGGAGCCGCTGCGCGCTTTTCAGCGGGCCGTTGGTGCAGGCGGTTAGCGCACTGGTGGGCTTCGCCACCGAGCCGCAGTTCCTGGGTCGCGCGGCGGCCGTGAGCGCCGAGGGCAAGGCGGTGCAGACCGCCATCCTCGGCGGCGCCATGAGTGTGGTGTCGGCCTGCGTACTCCTGACCCAGTGCCTCAGGGATCTGGCGCAGCACCCCGACGGGGGCGCCAAGATGTCGGACCACAGGGAGAGGCTGAGGAACTCGGCCTGCGCCGTGTCTGAAGGCTGCACCCTGCTATCTCAGGCTTTAAGGGAGAGGTCTTCGCCCAGGACTTTACCGCCAGTGAATTCCAATTCTGTGAATTAG
- the MESD gene encoding LRP chaperone MESD, translating into MKMAASGWARAAVVLLCASELLLLLLLPLRAFAAEGPAETPGEATPPLRKKKKDIRDYNDADMARLLEQWEKDDDIEEGDLPEHKRPSAPIDFSQIDPGKPESILKMTKKGKTLMMFVTVSGSPTEKETEEITSLWQGSLFNANYDVQRFIVGSDRAIFMLRDGSYAWEIKDFLVSQDRCADVTLEGQVYPGKGRGSKEKNKTKQEKGKKKEGGEPKPRASKEGNRAGSKREEL; encoded by the exons ATGAAGATGGCGGCCTCCGGTTGGGCCCGTGCCGCCGTGgtccttctctgtgcctctgaactgctgctgctcctgctgctgccGCTGAGGGCCTTCGCCGCTGAGGGCCCAGCCGAGACGCCCGGCGAGGCCACCCCACCTCTCcggaagaagaagaaggatatTCGCGACTACAATGACGCGGACATGGCTCGTCTTTTGGAACAGTGGGAG AAAGATGACGACATAGAAGAAGGAGATCTCCCAGAGCACAAAAGACCCTCTGCACCTATAGACTTCTCACAGATAGACCCGGGCAAGCCTGAGAGCATATTGAAGATGACAAAGAAGGGCAAGACTCTCATGATGTTTGTCACTGTATCAGGAAGCCCCACGGAGAAGGAGACGGAGGAGATCACGAGCCTCTGGCAGGGCAGTCTCTTCAACGCCAACTACGACGTCCAGAG GTTCATCGTGGGGTCAGACCGTGCCATCTTCATGCTGCGTGACGGCAGCTACGCCTGGGAGATCAAGGACTTCTTGGTCAGTCAAGACAGGTGTGCCGATGTAACTCTGGAGGGACAGGTGTACCCTGGCAAAGGAAgaggaagcaaagagaaaaataaaaccaagcaaGAGAAAGGCAAAAAGAAGGAGGGGGGAGAGCCGAAACCTCGGGCTTCGAAGGAAGGCAATCGAGCTGGGAGTAAAAGGGAAGAGCTGTAG